One Deinococcus sp. LM3 DNA segment encodes these proteins:
- a CDS encoding sulfocyanin-like copper-binding protein, translated as MNKTVNTLILLTAVGLGTGAAHVNHPPTSHAPLLRSDAAKKTASLSLVAGSDQSNAGLNFNGKHGEQSTLTVPLGWTVELHYRNAGTMPHSVVVVEAPSKGMAQKLPLKFSEASAAFTGAHSKNVTGGMGRTVPTEMVRFTANKAGDYLIACGVTGHAMGGQYLKLHVNVQARVATLTEVPVTKL; from the coding sequence ATGAATAAAACCGTGAACACGCTGATCCTGCTGACGGCGGTGGGATTGGGTACTGGGGCCGCGCATGTGAACCACCCGCCCACCTCCCACGCCCCACTGCTCAGGAGCGACGCCGCGAAGAAGACGGCATCCCTGTCCCTCGTCGCAGGCAGCGACCAGAGCAACGCAGGCCTGAATTTCAACGGCAAGCACGGTGAGCAGAGTACGCTCACCGTGCCGCTGGGCTGGACGGTAGAGCTGCACTACCGCAACGCCGGAACCATGCCTCACAGCGTGGTGGTGGTGGAAGCGCCCAGCAAGGGGATGGCCCAGAAGCTGCCCCTGAAATTCAGTGAAGCGTCTGCCGCTTTCACAGGTGCCCACAGCAAGAACGTGACGGGGGGTATGGGGCGCACAGTTCCCACTGAAATGGTGAGATTCACCGCCAACAAGGCAGGCGACTACCTGATCGCGTGTGGAGTGACCGGCCACGCCATGGGGGGCCAGTACCTCAAACTGCACGTGAACGTACAGGCGCGGGTGGCGACCCTAACGGAAGTACCCGTCACGAAGTTGTAG